The genomic interval CTTTTTGGTCTCTGTCCATttcattttctttctcttttccgtTAATCGCAAAAATAGGGTATCGAGCACGATTATTAAAACACACAACTTTTCCCATCCTgacccccccctctttctcccctGTCCCATTCCTCCAACCATCtctctccccaccaaccaaccacctcaacagcTATATTCGCTACAGACCACCTTTATTTCCCCtcaaccaacctctccaccttttCCAGGAGTATCTTGCTCTCCCTTCCGAGTCTCATCTTGCCGTTCTTGTCCGGcctcttggccttgtccatTTGCCTTTGCCACTTTTCTCTCTGCTTGATCCTGTCTTCGCGTTCCTTTTGCCTCCGGGCAAATTCCGCGTTGCGGGCTTCCTGCTTTGCCTTGAGTTCAGCCGCTTTGGCGAGTTCTTTTTCGTAGTAGTCGGGTTTGCGCTGCTTTTGGTTTTTGCCGCGGGAGCGGTCCCCGTTGTTGcgtttggggagaggggggaagtCAGGAGCGTTGGcgttgggattggggggttcGTCGGttgtgaggaggtggaggcggtcGGGGTGGAGGTCTGGCTCGGGAGCTGGGCcagttggggagggtgagttGGGTGTTGGTTCGGAGGGCGCGCCTGCTGGGTGGATTatgggagagggtgggagctcggggagggcgggggtgggttcGGAGGCGTGGGCGGCTTTGATTTTGgagtatttttttttaattttggctttggtgatgaggtcTTTTTTGATTTTGGTCACTAAGAGATGGTTAGTGTAAGGGCGGCGCAAGACCATTGGGGTGGCACACCCTTGCGCTTCCAGGCGCCGTCGGGGAGGTTGTCGGGGCCTACTCGGAAGCCCTGGCGGGGTTTCTTTGTGAACTTGTCGGCGGCGTCGCCGTCTTCGTTGGGGCGCTTGGGTGCCatttttggggttggtgtgatgttggggtgTGTGGGTTGAATGAAGCTCGATCTACGATTGACGATActtggagctggtggtggagggacTTTTTTGCCAGAAGATTCGCGATAAGCGCGTTATCGGTACTTGGCAGTTTGGGCGGTGAAGCGATTAAAGGTGGGTCGAGTTGTGCAATGGAACGCTAGATGCGCTAATGCTCGAGGTTCGGTTACTCACAGCCAACACATCTTCCTTTGTACTGCCGGGTATCAATCAACACTGATCAGGCGCACCAAAGAATTTGGAGATGGCGCAGAGGCACGGCAGATACGGGCTGTTTTTTCCTTTTACCAAAAGAGCTCGAGTTTCAGACACAGGGCGAGGGTGACAAGCCGGCCGGAAAGATCCATGCTGACACTGACTGGCACCTTGAACGGCATTTGGCGGATGTGCTTCGACATGCTACCAAAGTGGCGATGACGCACATTGGTTCTGGACAATCTGTTGGCCCACCACCTGGCGTTCGCTTTCTTGCTGTTTTCCCTCACTCATCAGCAGCCACGAGAGCCAACGGGTCTTGCTTGGTCGGACCTAAGACAAGTGCAGTCACGACAATCCACGGGGCATCGGGCATGCCAGCGCCATCACAAAAGAAACCAGATGAAGGTACCCGGCATTGTTCATGGACATCGCTAACCCCCACTGAGCAGCGGAGTACTTAAACCGCCCACAGAAGCCCAGTCCTGGTCTAGCGTCCCCTGATGTGGCCTGCCGTCACTATGAGAATCGAGCAACGTCTAAAGCTCAGAATCATTCACTCACATCGACGCAACTTTTGGTCCGAACCGTTTTCTCTTGCCCAACGCCTCGGAGCAAGTCAGCTTGCTTCATTCAGACTCTTACAAGCCCCTGTCTGGACTTTTAATAACCCGCGCAAGGCACAGCTGCCGTTTCCAGCGCTCATCTGAGAAATAAGGAAATCGAGTGACTCGGGTCACGACCTTATCTCGGTACCGCTCGTCATTATTCATTCAGAACCCTTCTTTTCCAGCCAAAACATCAAACTGCTCTCAAATTTGCACGTATCAAAACCCACTTCTTTGCTATTTGTCTTTGCTCGTCGGGTCCCTGCTCCGGTGTCACTACTGTGGTTATTTTTCTCTTATTCCGCCAACTGCTCCGAGGCCGAACAGACAGCGCATGGCTGAGGCCCGAGGCGGAAGCAGAGGCCTTCGCGCGCGGAGAAAAAGGTCCAGCTCACGGTGCTTCAGTTTGGCCACACGCCAAGGGCACTTTCAATGACATAGGGTGACAGGAATTTGAACTCGTCTCATATTGCCGACGTCTTAATTTCTCGCTTCAAGTGGTCTGATCTGGGATTTCGAAAGTTCAAACATCATGCCCATGCTGCGAGAAGACGACGCAGGCCAGCAAGATGCTGTGCCAGATGTGCCGGCTCATGTCGAAGATAATTTCACCAGAATAATTCCTCCACAGTTGCAACCGGGTCTCCCAAGGTCATTGAGCAGGAAACTGTCAGAAGAAAGTATCAGAACCGAGTTGTGTGAGGGACCTATACCGGATAGCCCTCCCGTCCCTTTCAAGTCGACCACGCCTGAGCCACCATCACATGCCGTCTCTGACCGCGCCGAGTTGATTGAACGCATCAAGAGAGGGGAAAGCCCTACCTGGGTGCCAAATCGTCATCTGGGATCGTTGTTCCAGCAAGACAATATCTCGCTGCCGCCTCgaacaccgccaccaccaccaccaccacctgcgTCCATGTCCCCGGGGCTACTACCTCCCCCTACCATAACACCCGAGAAaaaggatggggatgtgatCGGGCTGCAACCTGATGCTCAACTTCAGGAAGGACTAAATATCGAAAGACCACGATCCGCGCTCCATAGCGGCAATTTCACACCGCAAGAGCTGTCTCCTGGTGAGGTAGAGAAGGAAGCGAGGCAAAGTCATCACAACCCCTTTCAACCGCCCAGCAATGCTCCATGGATTGCGACCTCACCGCCAAGAGACTTTCATCCCTTTGGTTACGGGAATGCAGCTGCAAGCCACCGCAAGGATGCGTTCGACTACCGCAAGGAGGCCTTTGGTACACCGGGAACACCTTCACTTAGCTCATCTCTTTCATCAAGTTTTGTCTACAAGCCACCAACGAGTCCGCTTGTTCAGTCAGAGATCAACGAGGAAATCGACTTGGCGCTACCCTTGAATAGTATCAATATTGCTTCGAGTAGTCCCCGGGCGAGCCCACGAAGGCACACACTCAACTTCGGACCACCCTCCTTCAACAATGTGGCTGGCCAGAGACCAGTGCCCCAACGTCGTGAGGGCAATCACCCATATCAAgcccaccaacctcgacgatCTCTGAACTCAACTCCTGTATTTTCCTTTGCcggctcatcaccaccaccaccacccaccccttggAGTGCAAGACGACCGTCGGTGGGCTCAGAGGCATCCCCTCTCCATCACGCCTCCCTAGTCGGATCCTACGAGGAGAGCATCCTCCGAGGTCGCAtgtcaaccaccccctccaaacctctAGAATTCATGGCCCAAATTGGAGTTCTCGGTCTAGGAAAATGCAAGTCCAGCCTCCGCTGCCCACCACatgtcaccctccccttctcggCCGTCTTTTACAGTTACGCCAGCACCTCCCATGGCAGAAGCAAAACAGACGATGGCCCAAGTCCATACGTAGGGAATATCGATCTCGAGAATGgactcaccaaccccgacgaGGGCCAACGAGCAAAGAGGAAACTCCAGTCACGATACCCCGAGCGGAAGGtctcagcagcagaagatgatgatgacgaaacCGGCGACCACCTCTCCGACAGTAGCaaacacccaaccaccaccaccaacaacaacaacaacaacaacaacaacaacaacaacaacaacaacagcagcagcagcagcaacagcaacagcaacagcaacagcaacagcaacagcaacagcaacagcaacagcaacagcaacagcaacagcaacagcaacagcaacagcaacagcaacagcaacagcaacagcaacagcaacagcaacagcaacagcaacagcaacagcaacagcaacagcaacagcaacagcaacagcaacagcaacagcaacagcaacagcaacagcaacagcaacagcaacagcaacagcaacagcaacagcaacagcaacagcaacagcaacagcagcagcagcaagaaacgccgctcccgctcccccaAATCACCCCCCGGAGGTCGGTACCGCATCCCGGAAAAAGGACAGctccaaatcatcatcaagaaccaaaacaaaacggCGGTCAAGCTCTTTCTTGTCCCTTACGACCTTGCGGGGATGGAGCCAGGGACGAAAACTTTTGTCAGGCAGAGGAGTTACTCGGCCGGTCCGATACTGGAGACTAAAGTCCCTGATATCAAACCTGTCGTCGACGCCAGCACGTTGGGTAGTGACAGGGCGACGCTTCGTTATTTGGTTCACTTGCATATTTGCTGCCCGGCAAAGGGGAGGTATTATTTGTATAAATCGATCAGGGTGGTGTTTGCCAATAGGGTTCCCGATGGGAAGGAGAAGCTCAGGAATGAGATTACGCATCCCGATCCGAGGTTCTCGCCTTATAAgccggtgagggtgatgggtcCTTCTccggtggtgggtgggggtcagggtgagaggaggaggagtgttGGGTTTGCTttgcagcaacaacaacaacaacagcagcagcaacagcaacaacagcaacaacaagatcaacCGCGGGTGGTTTTCGGTGCTTCTGGGAGTCTGCCGAGGGTGTTTCAGCAGCCATTGCAACAAACAccggagaggggggatgatAATACGGAGGAGGGTGTATCGCCTATGTTGGGGGTGCAAATGACTGGTGTGGCTGCGGCGAGTTATGATAAACTCAGCAAGGGAGATGTTGGTTATGGCGGGAACACAACTGTGGGAAGCACACCGTCGGCGGGACTGCTGTCTCAAAGGCTGAGGTCGCTCGGGGAGCAAGATAGACGGCCGTTTCAGCAGCCGGATTCGGAGTTAGCATGAGGGAAGGAGAGATGTGACATTTGGTACTAGTTAGACTACTCTCTTGCTAAAAGCTGTCAGGATCAGGACTTTTCCATCATGTAGGAGTAATTTGGAACTTTCTGGGCCGGTAGATAGAGACGACAAAGGTCATATCTTGTTAAATTCATAAAAATCACACAAATCACATTAGGGCTTACATATACTTCCAAAGCAAACTTGCATTGGCTTTTCAATGATATATTTTTTCAAGGTTGGTTATATACCTAGTCCACCCACAAAACCTACATCATTCACCTCCCATACAGCAATttctccaccctctccccaataGCCAAACAACTCGTCAAACCCGGGCTCTCAATCCCCAACAAAttcacccacccctcccaccccttctccctctcaatATAAAAATCCACAAACCCCTTCCCATGCGCGACGGCGCTCGCCCTCCCCAGCTTGGGCCTAATCCCCGCGTAATCCGGCACGAGCTGCCCCTCGTCCAGACCAGGTAAATACCTCTTGACCTCCCTGATCGTCTCCCCCAGCCTAGCCTGATTAACCCCCAAATCACCCGGACCATCAACCCACTCCACATCCGGCCCAAATTTAATCCTGCCCGCAAGATCCATGGTCAGATGCGTCCCCAGCCCTCCATGGCCAGGCTCAGGGGCGGGGTAGATCAACGTGTTAACCTTGGGCTGGGGGGCAGGGTAAGAAAAGTAATTCCCCTTCGCATAGTACAGTTTCTTGTGTTGATCCTCCGGAACGATGAGATTGTTGATCTTAACCGCGCCCAATCCAGCAGCGTTGATGAGAGTTTCCGTTGTAATGGCGGAGGTTTCACCGCTGGGATCAGAGACGACGAGTTCCCAGCCTGAGGAGCCCTTGTTCCCTAGCGGGGTAATACCTTTCACATCGGAGGATAACGCGAGAGTACCGCCCGCTTCTTCAAAGAGTCCCAACAGGGTGAGCATCAGCGCGTGGGAGTCGATGATTCCCGTTGTCGGCGACTCCAAAATGGCTTTCTCTGCCCTGACGGCTGGTTCCCTTTTTTTGGCGGTTTCTAAAGAGACCCACTCAATAGGGACGTGGAGTTCATTCTTGCAAAAGTTGTGGATTTGCTCGAGGGCCGCGAGTTGGAGGTCGTTTTGGGCTACGATCCATTTCCCTGtgcggcggtgggggatgtCATGCTTCGCACAGAGGGAGTAGAGCAGTTCCTTGCCTCTGAGGCAGAGGGAAGTTTTGAGGGAGTCAGCACCGTAGTATATGCCTGCGTGGATCACCTCGCTGTTGCGGGACGAGGTTTCTGTTCCGATGGCATTGTGgcgctcgaggaggagcgtTGATGAGGAAGGATGTTTCCTGGCCAAAGATTGCGCAATCGCTAAACCAACTACGCCGCCGCCAATTACGGCGTGGGTAAAATCTGCATTGCGCCGGGCTGTGTTGGAAAATAGCCTCCTGAAAGCATATGACgtcgttgatggtgatgtcaaCAGTGTTGGTGAAGCTGAAGATAGTGATAAGGCTTTGATAAGGGGGCGCAAAGGGGCGTTGCGCACAGGCATTTCTTTTTACGTGCGGGCGCCGTCACGGGTATCGAAGGCTTAGTCTTGAGTGGACCAACTTATAGCTAAAAGAATTGACTTTCTCACTGTCGAGTTTCTCCCTTTGGAACAGTGGTTGAGATctcaaggtggtgaggcggATCTGGACTCGGTGCCTTCGGTGCTTGTTCGCTCTTCGGGCGGGCCTGGGTTAGTGGGCTACAAGCTTGATGGATGCCGTCAACGGCGTCTGCTGCACCGCTGCCGGAGCATGGTCGAGGTGCCGCGTGATTGTCCAATGACACATTCTGGCCTCTTTGAGGGTCTGAGATAAGCTTCAGTACACGCTTCAAACAGCAGATTTCAATTTTGAAGTGGTAAAAGTGGCCTGTTGAAAGCCAACCAGAGTTTATTTATTTgtcctcgccatcccaaGTGTTGGTGTCGTCCAAGGAAGCCAAAGTCTGTTTCCCGGGGTGGCCTTGGCATCACGTTAGTCAGGCGTTCTTGCGGTGGAACATCAGATGCTGTTTATAAATCATTCGGGATAAGAGCAGAGTAGTATacccaaggtaggtaggtactcCGTAGTCATAGAGAACAAGACGTGGCTGAGAGAAAATGTCAGATATCagacggtgaggaaggtgagaGAGAGCCGTCTTTAGCAAATAGGATGGCATCTTGTGGTCAGGTGTGAAGTCTCGCCGGCTTCAGGAAGGCAAGGTTCTTCCACGGGCGGG from Podospora pseudoanserina strain CBS 124.78 chromosome 6, whole genome shotgun sequence carries:
- a CDS encoding hypothetical protein (EggNog:ENOG503Q36B; COG:S) gives rise to the protein MPVRNAPLRPLIKALSLSSASPTLLTSPSTTSYAFRRLFSNTARRNADFTHAVIGGGVVGLAIAQSLARKHPSSSTLLLERHNAIGTETSSRNSEVIHAGIYYGADSLKTSLCLRGKELLYSLCAKHDIPHRRTGKWIVAQNDLQLAALEQIHNFCKNELHVPIEWVSLETAKKREPAVRAEKAILESPTTGIIDSHALMLTLLGLFEEAGGTLALSSDVKGITPLGNKGSSGWELVVSDPSGETSAITTETLINAAGLGAVKINNLIVPEDQHKKLYYAKGNYFSYPAPQPKVNTLIYPAPEPGHGGLGTHLTMDLAGRIKFGPDVEWVDGPGDLGVNQARLGETIREVKRYLPGLDEGQLVPDYAGIRPKLGRASAVAHGKGFVDFYIEREKGWEGWVNLLGIESPGLTSCLAIGERVEKLLYGR
- a CDS encoding hypothetical protein (EggNog:ENOG503P50C), which encodes MAPKRPNEDGDAADKFTKKPRQGFRVGPDNLPDGAWKRKVTKIKKDLITKAKIKKKYSKIKAAHASEPTPALPELPPSPIIHPAGAPSEPTPNSPSPTGPAPEPDLHPDRLHLLTTDEPPNPNANAPDFPPLPKRNNGDRSRGKNQKQRKPDYYEKELAKAAELKAKQEARNAEFARRQKEREDRIKQREKWQRQMDKAKRPDKNGKMRLGRESKILLEKVERLVEGK
- a CDS encoding hypothetical protein (EggNog:ENOG503NV5I; COG:S) → MPMLREDDAGQQDAVPDVPAHVEDNFTRIIPPQLQPGLPRSLSRKLSEESIRTELCEGPIPDSPPVPFKSTTPEPPSHAVSDRAELIERIKRGESPTWVPNRHLGSLFQQDNISLPPRTPPPPPPPPASMSPGLLPPPTITPEKKDGDVIGLQPDAQLQEGLNIERPRSALHSGNFTPQELSPGEVEKEARQSHHNPFQPPSNAPWIATSPPRDFHPFGYGNAAASHRKDAFDYRKEAFGTPGTPSLSSSLSSSFVYKPPTSPLVQSEINEEIDLALPLNSINIASSSPRASPRRHTLNFGPPSFNNVAGQRPVPQRREGNHPYQAHQPRRSLNSTPVFSFAGSSPPPPPTPWSARRPSVGSEASPLHHASLVGSYEESILRGRMSTTPSKPLEFMAQIGVLGLGKCKSSLRCPPHVTLPFSAVFYSYASTSHGRSKTDDGPSPYVGNIDLENGLTNPDEGQRAKRKLQSRYPERKVSAAEDDDDETGDHLSDSSKHPTTTTNNNNNNNNNNNNNNNNSNSNSNSNSNSNSNSNSSSSKKRRSRSPKSPPGGRYRIPEKGQLQIIIKNQNKTAVKLFLVPYDLAGMEPGTKTFVRQRSYSAGPILETKVPDIKPVVDASTLGSDRATLRYLVHLHICCPAKGRYYLYKSIRVVFANRVPDGKEKLRNEITHPDPRFSPYKPVRVMGPSPVVGGGQGERRRSVGFALQQQQQQQQQDQPRVVFGASGSLPRVFQQPLQQTPERGDDNTEEGVSPMLGVQMTGVAAASYDKLSKGDVGYGGNTTVGSTPSAGLLSQRLRSLGEQDRRPFQQPDSELA